Proteins co-encoded in one Lysobacter solisilvae genomic window:
- a CDS encoding AI-2E family transporter, with amino-acid sequence MPDEGLIEGDDDRQLPNEPPPFERPQSSRAALLIATLLLAAALWAAQGLVLPILLALFFSLVGNPIIRTLRRLWIPRFLGALLVLAGGLFLAGALVNQLIEPASEWVRQVPKEMREITPKLRQMAKPMQEANKVAENIATAAGGESKPVQVVRTQVHDPYRTLTETPRMAASILAVVLLTFFFMVYGENLQRNAIALLHSRQQKRLTVEILQSMEQELSRYVFTISLINAVVGLVFAICLVLLEMPLPEALLWGTMAAILNFAPYVGPLLGIGIMLLIGLTTFDDWMALAPAGIYLVLHTLEGQIITPIVLGRRMRLSPLVLIVALMVFGTLWGIVGLLLAVPLLVCVKLVLERIEGMDGWARLLE; translated from the coding sequence CTGCCGGACGAAGGCCTGATCGAGGGCGACGACGACCGCCAGCTGCCCAACGAGCCGCCGCCGTTCGAACGTCCGCAGTCCTCGCGCGCCGCGCTGCTGATCGCGACCCTGCTGCTGGCCGCCGCGTTGTGGGCGGCGCAGGGCCTGGTCCTGCCGATCCTGCTCGCGCTGTTCTTCTCGCTGGTTGGCAATCCGATCATCCGCACGCTGCGCCGGTTGTGGATTCCCCGCTTCCTGGGCGCGCTGCTGGTGCTGGCCGGCGGCCTGTTCCTCGCCGGCGCGCTGGTCAACCAGCTGATCGAGCCGGCCTCCGAGTGGGTGCGCCAGGTGCCCAAGGAAATGCGCGAGATCACGCCCAAGCTGCGGCAGATGGCCAAGCCGATGCAGGAGGCCAACAAGGTGGCCGAGAACATCGCCACCGCAGCCGGCGGCGAGTCCAAGCCGGTGCAGGTCGTGCGCACGCAGGTGCACGATCCCTACCGCACGCTCACCGAAACCCCGCGCATGGCGGCGTCGATCCTGGCGGTGGTGCTGCTGACCTTCTTCTTCATGGTCTATGGCGAGAACCTGCAGCGCAACGCGATCGCGCTGCTGCACAGCCGCCAGCAGAAACGGCTCACGGTGGAGATCCTGCAGTCGATGGAGCAGGAGCTGTCGCGATACGTATTCACCATCAGCCTGATCAACGCGGTGGTCGGCCTGGTGTTCGCCATCTGCCTGGTCCTGCTGGAGATGCCGCTGCCCGAAGCGCTGTTGTGGGGCACGATGGCGGCGATCCTCAACTTCGCGCCCTACGTGGGCCCGCTGCTGGGCATCGGCATCATGCTGCTGATCGGACTGACCACGTTCGACGACTGGATGGCGCTGGCGCCGGCGGGCATCTACCTGGTGCTGCACACGCTGGAAGGCCAGATCATCACCCCCATCGTCCTGGGCCGGCGCATGCGCCTGTCGCCACTGGTGCTGATCGTGGCCCTGATGGTGTTCGGCACGCTGTGGGGCATCGTCGGCCTGCTGCTGGCGGTGCCGCTGCTGGTGTGCGTCAAGCTGGTGCTCGAACGCATCGAGGGCATGGACGGCTGGGCGCGGCTGCTGGAATAG
- a CDS encoding HAD family hydrolase produces the protein MPSPVPAHPDLRPVPGQAFPVRAITLDLDDTLWPFAPIGARVETVMHDWLAAHCPRTAARFPLPAMRALRDQLNAQHPHLVHDFSAMRRMTLEHAMRQAGDDPDVHADAAFEAFFAERNRVEFYPDVLPALARLAAHVPLAALSNGNADLTRIGVHGHFSFQLGAREHGAPKPDASIFLAACERLGLPPAQVLHVGDDIEMDVVGAAQAGLRTCWLNREGREWPLAQIAPDLHMTCLTALADWLDSTRPSMDIAAA, from the coding sequence ATGCCGTCACCCGTCCCCGCGCACCCCGACCTCCGGCCCGTCCCCGGCCAGGCCTTCCCGGTGCGCGCCATCACCCTGGACCTCGACGACACGCTGTGGCCCTTCGCCCCGATCGGCGCGCGGGTCGAGACCGTGATGCACGACTGGCTCGCCGCGCACTGCCCGCGCACCGCCGCGCGCTTTCCGCTCCCGGCCATGCGTGCGCTGCGCGACCAGCTCAACGCCCAGCACCCGCACCTGGTCCACGACTTCAGCGCGATGCGCCGGATGACGCTGGAACACGCGATGCGCCAGGCCGGTGACGACCCCGATGTCCACGCCGACGCGGCCTTCGAAGCCTTTTTCGCCGAACGCAACCGGGTGGAGTTCTACCCCGACGTGCTGCCCGCGCTCGCCCGCCTGGCCGCGCACGTGCCGCTGGCCGCGCTGAGCAACGGCAACGCCGACCTGACCCGGATCGGCGTGCACGGCCATTTCAGTTTCCAGCTCGGCGCGCGCGAACACGGCGCGCCCAAGCCCGACGCCAGCATTTTCCTGGCCGCGTGCGAGCGGCTGGGCCTGCCGCCGGCCCAGGTGCTGCACGTGGGCGACGACATCGAGATGGACGTGGTCGGCGCCGCGCAGGCCGGCCTGCGTACCTGCTGGCTCAACCGCGAGGGGCGCGAATGGCCCCTGGCGCAGATCGCGCCCGACCTGCACATGACCTGCCTCACCGCGCTGGCCGACTGGCTGGACTCGACACGCCCTTCCATGGATATCGCCGCCGCATGA
- a CDS encoding leucyl aminopeptidase family protein, with translation MNLLPGFTLDGTDALPLHIVGRHDFAAWRDGQPAATATWLQAQGFDGSAGMALSVPAADGGIAAAVLGVGDPFDPMSYAHAPFALPPRDWRLAATPGADALAALQLGWALGSYRFSRYKTAVRTPARLVLEGDAADALDQAAACVRVRDLVNTPTEHMGPDQLEQVCCEIGERFGAAIEVISGDDLLTRNFPAIHAVGRASHRAPRMIALRWGDAAHPHVAIVGKGVCFDTGGLDIKPADGMRNMKKDMGGAAHAIALAELVMARKLPLRITLLVPAVENAVGPNSYRPGEVVATRAGVSVEIDNTDAEGRVVLCDALAWAAEDKPALLVDFATLTGAARIALGPDLPALYANDDALAQQWLDAGIRLRDPLWRMPLWRPYWRYLSSTVADIANAGPSKMAGSITAALYLQRFVPVDQKWAHLDVYSWNDSDRPGRPAGGEAQGLRSAYALLKAQAGL, from the coding sequence ATGAACCTGCTGCCCGGTTTCACCCTCGACGGCACGGACGCCCTGCCCCTCCACATCGTGGGGCGCCACGACTTCGCCGCCTGGCGCGACGGGCAACCCGCGGCGACCGCCACCTGGCTGCAGGCGCAGGGATTCGACGGGTCGGCCGGGATGGCGCTGAGCGTGCCCGCGGCCGACGGCGGCATCGCCGCCGCCGTGCTGGGCGTGGGTGACCCGTTCGATCCGATGTCCTACGCGCATGCGCCGTTCGCATTGCCCCCGCGCGACTGGCGGCTGGCCGCCACGCCGGGGGCCGACGCGCTGGCCGCGCTGCAACTGGGCTGGGCCCTGGGCAGCTACCGCTTCAGCCGCTACAAGACGGCGGTGCGCACGCCCGCGCGGCTGGTGCTGGAGGGCGACGCCGCCGACGCGCTGGACCAGGCCGCCGCCTGCGTGCGCGTGCGCGACCTGGTCAACACGCCCACCGAGCACATGGGACCGGACCAGCTCGAGCAGGTGTGCTGCGAGATCGGCGAGCGCTTCGGCGCGGCGATCGAGGTGATCAGCGGCGACGACCTGCTCACCCGCAACTTCCCCGCGATCCACGCGGTGGGACGGGCCTCGCACCGTGCGCCGCGCATGATCGCGCTGCGCTGGGGCGATGCCGCGCACCCGCACGTGGCGATCGTCGGCAAGGGCGTGTGCTTCGATACGGGCGGGCTGGACATCAAGCCGGCCGACGGCATGCGCAACATGAAGAAGGACATGGGCGGCGCGGCGCATGCCATCGCCCTCGCCGAACTGGTGATGGCGCGCAAGCTGCCGCTGCGCATCACCCTGCTGGTGCCGGCGGTGGAGAACGCCGTCGGACCGAACTCGTACCGCCCCGGCGAAGTGGTGGCCACGCGCGCCGGCGTCAGCGTGGAGATCGACAACACCGACGCCGAAGGCCGCGTGGTGCTGTGCGACGCGCTGGCCTGGGCCGCCGAGGACAAGCCTGCGCTGCTGGTGGATTTCGCCACGCTCACCGGCGCGGCGCGCATCGCGCTGGGCCCCGACCTGCCGGCGCTGTACGCCAACGACGATGCGCTCGCGCAGCAATGGCTGGATGCGGGCATCCGCCTGCGCGACCCGCTGTGGCGGATGCCGCTGTGGCGGCCGTACTGGCGCTACCTGTCCAGCACCGTGGCCGACATCGCCAACGCCGGCCCGTCGAAGATGGCCGGCAGCATCACCGCGGCGCTGTACCTGCAGCGCTTCGTGCCGGTGGACCAGAAGTGGGCGCACCTGGACGTCTACAGCTGGAACGACAGCGACCGCCCCGGCCGACCGGCCGGCGGCGAGGCCCAGGGCCTGCGCTCGGCGTACGCGCTGCTCAAAGCGCAAGCCGGGCTCTGA
- a CDS encoding ABC transporter ATP-binding protein gives MSQHDAMIRIRNVTKSYERGRQKVEVLHGLSIDVPRGDFVALMGPSGSGKTTLLNLIGGLDTPSAGEITVDGQRIDQLKGNQLAKWRSHNVGFVFQFYNLMPVLTAEGNVELPLLLTPLNAAQRRKSVEIALQVVGLADRAKHKPRELSGGQEQRVAIARAIVSDPHLLVCDEPTGDLDRTTADEILRLLQALNRDHGKTIVMVTHDPLAAEYAKRTLHLDKGRLAEQAVGA, from the coding sequence ATGAGTCAGCACGACGCGATGATCCGGATCCGCAACGTCACCAAGTCGTACGAGCGCGGCCGGCAGAAGGTCGAGGTCCTGCATGGCCTGAGCATCGACGTGCCGCGCGGCGACTTCGTCGCGCTGATGGGCCCGTCGGGCTCGGGCAAGACCACCCTGCTCAACCTGATCGGCGGGCTGGATACGCCCAGCGCCGGCGAGATCACGGTGGACGGCCAGCGCATCGACCAGCTCAAGGGCAACCAGCTGGCCAAGTGGCGCAGCCACAACGTCGGCTTCGTGTTCCAGTTCTACAACCTGATGCCGGTGCTGACCGCCGAAGGCAATGTGGAGCTGCCGTTGCTGCTGACGCCGCTGAACGCCGCGCAGCGCCGCAAGAGCGTGGAGATCGCGCTGCAGGTGGTCGGCCTGGCCGACCGTGCCAAGCACAAGCCGCGCGAGCTCTCCGGCGGCCAGGAGCAGCGCGTCGCGATCGCCCGCGCGATCGTGTCCGACCCCCACCTGCTGGTCTGCGACGAACCCACCGGCGACCTGGACCGCACCACGGCCGACGAGATCCTGCGGCTGCTGCAGGCGCTCAACCGCGACCATGGCAAGACCATCGTGATGGTCACCCACGACCCGCTTGCGGCCGAGTACGCCAAGCGCACCCTGCACCTGGACAAGGGCCGTCTCGCCGAACAGGCCGTGGGCGCGTGA
- a CDS encoding ABC transporter permease: MTKTGFVFANLFRKKTRTILTLLSVIMAFLLFGLLQSVNHIFDAGADFIGATRLATQARVSFTQPIPLSMLPKIESVPGVARVAHMQWFGGVWQENTPLFVFAVDPMRQHEVYPEWVMPEAQWKAFANTRTGMVAGRILADQYGWKIGQKIPIRSNIYPQKDGSKAWAFDLVGIYDGSDENWQKQTNAVFINHEYFDEANQFSHGRTNFFMIKLADTNQAEKVSRTIDAMFENSPDETKTQTEKDFNIGFIKQIGDIGMIVRWILFAVFFTLLLVVGNTMAQSVRERIPELAVLKTLGFSDGTVLWFVLAEAGALCLFGGLVGMSIATLFGAMIEKGTGGQFALSVNGWVWMTGLATIVLMTLAVGLLPALRARRLKIVDALAGR; encoded by the coding sequence ATGACCAAGACCGGATTCGTATTCGCCAACCTGTTCCGCAAGAAGACCCGCACGATCCTGACCCTGCTGTCGGTGATCATGGCCTTCCTGCTGTTCGGCCTGCTGCAGTCGGTGAACCACATCTTCGACGCGGGCGCCGACTTCATCGGCGCCACCCGCCTCGCCACCCAGGCGCGGGTGTCGTTCACCCAGCCCATCCCGCTGAGCATGCTGCCCAAGATCGAGAGCGTGCCCGGCGTGGCGCGCGTGGCGCACATGCAGTGGTTCGGCGGCGTGTGGCAGGAGAACACCCCGCTGTTCGTGTTCGCCGTGGACCCGATGCGCCAGCACGAGGTGTATCCGGAATGGGTGATGCCCGAGGCCCAGTGGAAGGCCTTCGCCAACACCCGCACCGGCATGGTCGCCGGGCGCATCCTCGCCGACCAGTACGGCTGGAAGATCGGCCAGAAGATCCCGATCCGCTCCAACATCTATCCGCAGAAGGACGGCAGCAAGGCCTGGGCGTTCGACCTGGTCGGCATCTACGACGGCTCCGACGAGAACTGGCAGAAGCAGACCAACGCGGTCTTCATCAACCACGAGTACTTCGACGAGGCCAACCAGTTCAGCCACGGCCGCACCAACTTCTTCATGATCAAGCTGGCCGACACCAACCAGGCCGAGAAGGTCAGCCGCACGATCGACGCGATGTTCGAGAACTCGCCCGACGAGACCAAGACCCAGACCGAGAAGGACTTCAACATCGGCTTCATCAAGCAGATCGGCGACATCGGGATGATCGTGCGCTGGATCCTGTTCGCGGTGTTCTTCACCCTGCTGCTGGTGGTGGGCAACACCATGGCGCAGAGCGTGCGCGAGCGGATCCCGGAGCTGGCGGTGCTCAAGACGCTGGGCTTCTCCGACGGGACCGTGTTGTGGTTCGTGCTCGCCGAGGCCGGCGCGTTGTGCCTGTTCGGCGGCCTGGTGGGCATGTCCATCGCGACGCTGTTCGGCGCGATGATCGAGAAGGGCACCGGCGGCCAGTTCGCGCTGAGCGTCAATGGCTGGGTGTGGATGACCGGCCTTGCCACGATCGTGCTGATGACCCTGGCCGTGGGCCTGCTGCCGGCGCTGCGCGCGCGCCGCCTGAAGATCGTCGATGCGCTGGCCGGACGCTGA
- a CDS encoding ABC transporter permease → MLSQIMAITGLNLKSIPERWASSLVIVVGLAGVVAVFTALLAMAAGFDKTLSATGRTDNAIVLRGGSDTELNSGLDRDSVTLIKQAAGVRKGADGKPLASGEMIVIAELVRQGDEKNGANITVRGVDANAFALRPQLKIVQGRKFRTGLRELIVGRGVTRQFQGAEIGKTLRMRGSDWQVVGVFESGDAHDSELWADAEVAQSTFSRQGFSSVLVGLDGANGLKTLQDQLKTDPRLTVDVKGEQEYFSGQTKNFRKQIGFLAGVVTFIMALGAIFAALNTMYAAVATRAKEIATLRAIGFGGGPVLVSVMIESLVLAFVGGALGALIAYLLFNNFSVSTLGENFTQVVFAFKVTPALVLTGLVISLVIGFFGGLLPAWRAARMPVTTALRAG, encoded by the coding sequence ATGCTGAGCCAAATCATGGCCATCACCGGCCTGAACCTGAAAAGCATCCCCGAGCGCTGGGCCTCGTCGCTGGTGATCGTCGTCGGCCTGGCCGGCGTGGTCGCGGTGTTCACCGCGCTGCTGGCCATGGCCGCGGGCTTCGACAAGACGCTCTCGGCCACCGGCCGCACCGACAACGCGATCGTCCTGCGCGGCGGGTCGGACACCGAGCTTAACTCCGGCCTGGACCGCGACTCGGTCACCCTGATCAAGCAGGCCGCGGGCGTGCGCAAGGGCGCCGACGGCAAGCCGCTGGCCTCGGGCGAGATGATCGTCATCGCCGAACTGGTGCGCCAGGGTGACGAGAAGAACGGCGCCAACATCACCGTGCGCGGCGTGGACGCCAACGCGTTCGCGCTGCGGCCGCAGCTGAAGATCGTGCAGGGCCGCAAGTTCCGCACCGGCCTGCGCGAGCTGATCGTGGGCCGCGGCGTCACCCGCCAGTTCCAGGGCGCGGAGATCGGCAAGACCCTGCGCATGCGCGGCTCCGACTGGCAGGTGGTGGGCGTGTTCGAATCCGGCGACGCGCACGACAGCGAACTGTGGGCGGATGCGGAGGTCGCGCAGTCGACCTTCAGCCGCCAGGGTTTCAGCTCCGTGCTGGTGGGGCTGGACGGCGCCAATGGGCTGAAGACGCTGCAGGACCAGCTCAAGACCGATCCGCGCCTGACCGTGGACGTGAAGGGCGAGCAGGAATACTTCAGCGGCCAGACCAAGAACTTCCGCAAGCAGATCGGCTTCCTGGCCGGCGTGGTCACCTTCATCATGGCGCTGGGCGCGATCTTCGCCGCGCTCAACACGATGTATGCCGCGGTGGCCACGCGTGCCAAGGAGATCGCCACCCTGCGCGCGATCGGGTTTGGCGGCGGGCCGGTGCTGGTGTCGGTGATGATCGAGTCGCTGGTGCTGGCCTTCGTCGGCGGCGCGCTGGGCGCCCTGATCGCCTACCTGCTGTTCAACAACTTCTCGGTGTCGACGCTGGGCGAGAACTTCACCCAGGTGGTGTTCGCCTTCAAGGTCACGCCGGCGCTGGTGCTGACCGGTCTGGTGATCTCGCTGGTGATCGGCTTCTTCGGCGGACTGCTGCCGGCGTGGCGCGCGGCGCGGATGCCGGTGACCACGGCGTTGCGCGCAGGTTGA